A window from Streptomyces sp. NBC_00271 encodes these proteins:
- a CDS encoding methylenetetrahydrofolate reductase — protein MDSVSTASASAVAPLLDDFSLEMTGKDVPKLEEARGTIPRGTRINVTFLGNEDLAMRLAAARAVKRLGFVPVPHISARRLPSRAALEEFLAALEANGLADNVFVVGGDPVEPHGPYDDALALIRSGLLQKHGVRHVGVSGYPEGHPAIADPVLWSAMEHKSAALEEHGLPGAVITQFGFDVDAVLAWVEAVRARGIGLPVRIGVPGPAGIRRLMTYAARFGVGTSTSIAKKYGFSLTNLMGTAGPDRFIRALANGYDARRHGELKLHFYTFGGLKTTSEWVADFRDKEN, from the coding sequence ATGGATTCCGTCTCCACGGCGTCGGCGTCGGCCGTCGCCCCTTTGCTGGATGACTTCTCCCTCGAGATGACGGGCAAGGACGTCCCGAAGCTCGAGGAGGCCCGCGGCACCATCCCCCGGGGCACGCGGATCAATGTGACCTTCCTCGGCAATGAGGACCTCGCCATGCGACTGGCCGCCGCGCGGGCGGTCAAACGGCTGGGCTTCGTCCCCGTACCGCACATATCGGCCCGCCGGCTGCCCTCGCGGGCGGCGCTGGAGGAGTTCCTCGCCGCGCTGGAGGCGAACGGCCTCGCCGACAACGTCTTCGTCGTGGGCGGCGACCCCGTCGAGCCGCACGGCCCCTATGACGACGCGCTGGCCCTGATCCGGTCCGGACTGTTGCAGAAGCACGGCGTGCGGCACGTCGGTGTGAGCGGCTACCCCGAGGGGCACCCCGCGATCGCGGATCCGGTGCTCTGGTCGGCGATGGAGCACAAGAGCGCCGCCCTTGAGGAGCACGGGCTGCCCGGTGCCGTCATCACCCAGTTCGGTTTCGACGTCGACGCCGTCCTGGCCTGGGTCGAGGCGGTACGGGCCCGGGGCATCGGCCTGCCCGTCCGGATCGGTGTGCCCGGACCCGCCGGGATCAGACGGCTGATGACCTACGCGGCTCGCTTCGGCGTCGGCACGAGTACGTCCATCGCCAAGAAGTACGGCTTCTCGCTCACCAACCTCATGGGCACAGCCGGGCCCGACCGTTTCATCAGGGCCCTGGCCAACGGCTACGACGCACGCCGGCACGGCGAACTCAAGCTGCACTTCTACACATTCGGCGGCCTGAAGACCACCTCCGAGTGGGTCGCCGACTTCCGCGACAAGGAGAACTGA
- the purU gene encoding formyltetrahydrofolate deformylase, which produces MTLTQDAPARTPARKPAPHHASLIVKGKDRTGIVAAVGAVLSSHDANIVSLDQYSDNPQGGAFFQRTVFSMDNLKAALPAIESELKARLAEELELRFTLRDMSVPKRVAIYASKSDHCLLDLLWRQRQGQLPITVSMVISNHPDTAQEVRGFGIPFFHVPSTGPDKSAAEAEHLRLLRGNVDFIILARYMQILSGDFIAQVGVPIINIHHSFLPAFIGAGPYAKAKERGVKLVGATAHYVTEDLDEGPIIEQDVVRVTHAENAADLQRRGADVERAVLSRAVEWHSQDRVIRDGNHTIVFA; this is translated from the coding sequence GTGACGCTCACCCAGGACGCGCCCGCGCGCACGCCGGCGCGCAAGCCCGCCCCGCACCACGCCTCGCTGATCGTCAAGGGCAAGGACCGCACCGGCATCGTCGCCGCCGTCGGCGCGGTGCTCAGCAGTCACGACGCGAACATCGTCTCCCTCGACCAGTACTCCGACAATCCGCAGGGCGGCGCGTTCTTCCAGCGCACGGTCTTCAGCATGGACAACCTCAAGGCGGCGCTGCCCGCGATCGAGAGCGAGCTGAAGGCGCGGCTCGCCGAGGAGCTCGAACTTCGGTTCACGCTGCGGGACATGTCCGTGCCGAAGCGGGTCGCCATCTACGCCTCGAAGTCCGACCACTGTCTGCTCGACCTCCTCTGGCGGCAGCGGCAGGGTCAACTCCCCATCACCGTCTCCATGGTGATCTCCAACCACCCCGACACCGCCCAGGAGGTCCGCGGCTTCGGGATCCCCTTCTTCCACGTGCCGTCGACGGGTCCTGACAAGTCCGCCGCCGAGGCCGAACACCTGCGGTTGCTGCGGGGCAACGTCGACTTCATCATCCTCGCCCGCTACATGCAGATCCTGTCGGGGGACTTCATCGCCCAGGTGGGCGTGCCGATCATCAACATCCACCACTCGTTCCTGCCCGCCTTCATCGGCGCCGGTCCCTACGCCAAGGCGAAGGAGCGGGGCGTGAAACTCGTCGGCGCGACCGCCCACTACGTGACCGAGGACCTGGACGAGGGCCCGATCATCGAGCAGGACGTCGTCCGGGTGACGCACGCCGAGAACGCCGCCGACCTCCAGCGCCGCGGCGCGGACGTCGAACGAGCCGTCCTGTCCCGGGCGGTGGAGTGGCACAGCCAGGACCGCGTGATCCGCGACGGCAACCACACGATCGTCTTCGCCTGA
- the gndA gene encoding NADP-dependent phosphogluconate dehydrogenase, with the protein MNASASIGVTGLGVMGRNLARNFARNGYTVAVHNRSAGRTRALVDEFGHEGSFVPAETAEEFVAALARPRRLMIMVQAGAATDAVIDEFAPLLENGDMIIDGGNAHFADTRRREAALRERGLHFVGAGISGGEEGALNGPSIMPGGSAESYAVLGPMFESISAKVDGEPCATHIGTDGAGHFVKMVHNGIEYADMQLIAEAYDLLRQVAGYSPAEIADVFRTWNEGRLGSYLVEITAEVLAHTDPQTGGAFVDIVDDAAGQKGTGRWTVQTALDLASPVTAIAQATFARAASGQSDLRAAYRGLPGGTTPPLSRTEAARFTAQVEHALYASKVIAYDQGWKMILDAAAEYGWKIDLGSVARIWRGGCIIRASFLDRIRAAYATDPDLVSLLAEDGFAQEISDAQVPWREIVASAARRGIPVPAFSAALAHYDTLRAERLPAALLQGQRDYFGAHTYRRTDREGSFHTHWSQPDRPETTA; encoded by the coding sequence ATGAACGCATCCGCTTCCATCGGCGTCACCGGCCTCGGAGTGATGGGCCGCAACCTGGCCCGTAACTTCGCCCGGAACGGTTACACCGTCGCCGTCCACAACCGCTCCGCCGGCCGCACCCGCGCGCTGGTGGACGAGTTCGGCCACGAGGGCTCCTTCGTCCCGGCCGAGACGGCCGAGGAATTCGTGGCCGCGCTCGCCCGCCCCCGCCGCCTCATGATCATGGTGCAGGCGGGCGCGGCCACCGACGCCGTCATCGACGAGTTCGCCCCGCTCCTCGAGAACGGCGACATGATCATCGACGGCGGCAACGCCCACTTCGCCGACACCCGCCGCCGCGAGGCCGCACTGCGCGAACGCGGCCTGCACTTCGTCGGCGCGGGCATCTCCGGCGGCGAGGAGGGCGCCCTCAACGGGCCGAGCATCATGCCCGGCGGCTCGGCGGAGTCGTACGCCGTCCTCGGACCGATGTTCGAGAGCATCAGCGCCAAGGTCGACGGCGAACCCTGCGCCACCCACATCGGCACCGACGGCGCCGGACACTTCGTCAAGATGGTCCACAACGGCATCGAATACGCCGACATGCAGCTCATCGCCGAGGCCTACGACCTGCTGCGCCAGGTCGCCGGGTACAGCCCCGCCGAGATCGCCGACGTCTTCCGCACCTGGAACGAGGGCCGCCTCGGCTCCTATCTGGTCGAGATCACCGCCGAGGTCCTCGCCCACACCGACCCGCAGACCGGCGGCGCGTTCGTCGACATCGTCGACGACGCCGCCGGGCAGAAGGGCACCGGCCGCTGGACCGTGCAGACCGCCCTCGACCTGGCCTCCCCGGTCACCGCCATCGCCCAGGCCACCTTCGCCCGCGCCGCCTCGGGCCAGAGCGACCTGCGCGCCGCCTACCGAGGGCTGCCCGGCGGCACGACTCCCCCGCTCAGCCGCACCGAGGCCGCACGCTTCACCGCCCAGGTCGAACACGCCCTGTACGCCTCGAAGGTCATCGCCTACGACCAGGGCTGGAAGATGATCCTGGACGCCGCCGCCGAGTACGGCTGGAAGATCGACCTCGGCTCGGTCGCGCGCATCTGGCGCGGCGGCTGCATCATCCGCGCCTCCTTCCTCGACCGTATCCGCGCCGCCTACGCCACCGACCCCGACCTCGTCAGCCTGCTCGCCGAGGACGGTTTCGCCCAGGAGATCAGCGACGCCCAGGTGCCCTGGCGGGAGATCGTCGCCTCCGCCGCCCGGCGTGGCATCCCCGTCCCCGCGTTCTCCGCCGCGCTCGCACACTACGACACCCTGCGCGCCGAACGCCTGCCCGCCGCCCTCCTCCAGGGGCAGCGCGACTACTTCGGCGCCCACACCTACCGGCGCACCGACCGAGAGGGCTCCTTCCACACCCACTGGTCGCAGCCCGACCGCCCCGAAACCACCGCCTGA
- a CDS encoding helix-turn-helix transcriptional regulator produces MAREQHSGNAGGKGGTGLGRFLRARRARVTPADVGLPAGPGLRRTPGLRREELATLAGVSIDYYTRLERSKETNPSPSVVDALAAALRLDGTEREHLRDLAARAARAVPELPTAPGGSGDRGGSVDPGVELLLESMRPNPAHVVGRTMDMIAANPGGLRLMAGLEDWPEKQRNIVRYVFLHPAARALFDDWENQIRGCVARLRTLAGTDPDAPDLVDLVDELLLKSPDFARLWEAYDVKGHSSGRKTFHHPRVGDVTFGYQSMTLEGTDGHRLVAYHAPPGTPEYDAMLLLDTAGEAGEQPARRAGAGRPAAG; encoded by the coding sequence ATGGCACGTGAGCAGCACAGCGGCAACGCAGGGGGCAAGGGTGGTACGGGACTGGGGCGCTTCCTGCGCGCCCGCCGCGCCCGGGTGACGCCCGCCGACGTCGGTCTCCCGGCGGGCCCCGGGCTGCGCCGCACGCCCGGACTGCGCCGCGAGGAGTTGGCCACGCTGGCGGGGGTCAGCATCGACTACTACACGCGTCTGGAGCGGAGCAAGGAAACCAATCCGAGCCCGTCCGTCGTCGACGCCCTCGCCGCCGCGCTCCGGCTGGACGGGACCGAGCGCGAGCATCTGCGCGACCTCGCCGCACGCGCCGCGCGCGCCGTCCCGGAGTTGCCGACGGCGCCCGGCGGGTCCGGGGATCGCGGCGGCTCGGTGGATCCCGGTGTCGAGCTGCTGTTGGAGAGCATGCGGCCCAACCCCGCGCACGTGGTCGGCCGCACCATGGACATGATCGCCGCCAATCCGGGCGGCCTGCGCCTGATGGCCGGGCTGGAGGACTGGCCCGAGAAGCAGCGCAACATCGTGCGCTACGTCTTCCTGCACCCCGCCGCCCGTGCGCTCTTCGACGACTGGGAGAACCAGATCCGCGGCTGCGTCGCCCGGCTGCGCACCCTCGCCGGCACCGACCCCGACGCCCCGGACCTCGTCGACCTCGTCGACGAACTCCTGCTCAAGAGCCCGGACTTCGCGCGTCTGTGGGAGGCGTACGACGTGAAGGGTCATTCCTCGGGCCGTAAGACCTTCCACCACCCCCGGGTCGGCGACGTCACCTTCGGCTACCAGTCCATGACGCTGGAGGGCACCGACGGCCACCGCCTGGTCGCGTACCACGCCCCGCCCGGCACCCCGGAGTACGACGCGATGCTCCTGCTCGACACGGCTGGGGAGGCCGGAGAGCAGCCCGCTCGCCGGGCGGGGGCCGGTCGGCCCGCGGCCGGCTAG
- a CDS encoding NAD(P)-dependent alcohol dehydrogenase, with protein sequence MLTVPAYAATSATEPLAPTTVERRDVGPHDVLIDIKYCGICHSDIHNVRSEWGPATYPLVPGHEIAGIVTQVGSEVTRHAVGDRVGVGCMVNSCRECVPCLRGEEQYCLKGNTLTYGSIDADGTLTQGGYSTHVVVDDDFVVTVPEGLGLDEAAPLLCAGITTYSPLRRWGAGPGKKVAVIGLGGLGHMAVKIAHAMGAEVTVLSQSLKKMDDGLRLGADHYDATSDPATFEQLAGTFDVILNTVSAKLDLDTFLGLLAVGGTMVNVGAPAEPLSLNVFSLIMQGRVYAGSLIGGIRETQEMLDFCAEHRIGAEVEVIPAEKINEAYERVLASDVRYRFVIDTATLT encoded by the coding sequence GTGCTTACCGTCCCCGCATACGCCGCCACTTCGGCGACCGAACCGCTCGCGCCGACCACCGTCGAGCGCCGTGACGTCGGCCCGCACGACGTCCTCATCGACATCAAGTACTGCGGCATCTGCCACTCCGACATCCACAACGTTCGCAGCGAGTGGGGCCCGGCGACCTACCCCCTGGTCCCCGGCCACGAGATCGCCGGCATCGTCACCCAGGTCGGTTCCGAGGTCACCCGGCACGCCGTGGGCGACCGGGTCGGCGTCGGCTGCATGGTCAACTCCTGCCGTGAGTGCGTGCCCTGCCTGCGGGGCGAGGAGCAGTACTGCCTCAAGGGCAACACCCTCACCTACGGCTCGATCGACGCCGACGGCACCCTGACCCAGGGCGGCTACTCCACCCACGTCGTGGTCGACGACGACTTCGTCGTCACCGTCCCCGAGGGGCTCGGCCTCGACGAGGCCGCCCCGCTGCTGTGCGCGGGCATCACGACGTACTCCCCGCTGCGCCGCTGGGGCGCGGGCCCCGGCAAGAAGGTCGCCGTCATCGGCCTCGGCGGACTCGGTCACATGGCCGTCAAGATCGCACACGCGATGGGCGCCGAGGTCACCGTCCTGTCGCAGTCGCTCAAGAAGATGGACGACGGCCTGCGGCTGGGCGCCGACCACTACGACGCCACCAGCGACCCGGCCACCTTCGAGCAGCTCGCCGGCACCTTCGACGTCATCCTCAACACGGTCAGCGCCAAGCTCGACCTCGACACCTTCCTCGGCCTGCTCGCCGTGGGCGGCACGATGGTCAACGTCGGCGCTCCCGCGGAGCCCCTGTCGCTGAACGTGTTCTCGCTGATCATGCAGGGCCGCGTGTACGCGGGCTCGCTGATCGGCGGCATCCGCGAGACGCAGGAGATGCTCGACTTCTGCGCCGAGCACCGCATCGGCGCCGAGGTCGAGGTCATCCCCGCCGAGAAGATCAACGAGGCGTACGAGCGTGTCCTGGCCTCGGACGTGCGCTACCGCTTCGTGATCGACACCGCGACCCTGACCTGA
- a CDS encoding MFS transporter: MPVLVTPTRRSVGVPPGQALPSPTPALAAAVLGFFVITLDALVVNVALPSIQDDLGGGVTGLQWVMDGYTLMFAALLLSSGALSDRIGARQAYAAGFALFIAASAACGCAPTLGVLVGARLVQGLGAAVMLPASMALIREAYPDRVERARAISVWAMGGAVASAAGPVLGGFLTLLSWRAIFFVNLPVGLVALLLFTRIARSPRREAPLDATGQIAAVVAMGGLTYGVIEAGADGFGAPRVLIALGLAVLALIVFLTTQARGRHPMVPLDLFRSRGVVVPLLGGFAFTVGFYGLVFLLSLYFQDLRGLSSSATGLAFLPMTVVTAFMNLVAARAAERFGARVPIAVGLFLMAVGLMALCVVPQSTPVWLMAVLLVPVGAGGALAVPALTAVLLDDVPAERAGTASGVLNTFRQLGGALAVAVYGALITTDFLHGMRVGLTISTVLLLVMAAAALTLKRPAEVTTPMKETRP, translated from the coding sequence ATGCCCGTCCTCGTCACTCCGACCCGGCGATCTGTCGGCGTTCCCCCGGGGCAAGCCCTCCCAAGTCCCACGCCGGCGCTGGCGGCGGCCGTCCTCGGCTTCTTCGTGATCACCCTCGACGCACTGGTCGTCAACGTCGCCCTGCCCTCGATCCAGGACGACCTCGGCGGTGGCGTCACGGGCCTGCAGTGGGTCATGGACGGCTACACGCTGATGTTCGCCGCGCTGCTGCTGTCCTCGGGGGCCCTCTCCGACCGGATCGGCGCGCGTCAGGCGTACGCGGCCGGGTTCGCGCTGTTCATCGCCGCCTCCGCGGCCTGCGGATGCGCGCCCACGCTCGGCGTTCTGGTCGGGGCACGGCTGGTGCAGGGGCTCGGCGCGGCTGTCATGCTCCCCGCGTCCATGGCCCTCATCCGCGAGGCCTACCCGGACCGGGTCGAGCGCGCCCGGGCCATCTCCGTCTGGGCGATGGGCGGCGCGGTCGCCTCGGCGGCCGGACCGGTGCTCGGCGGCTTCCTGACCCTGCTCAGCTGGCGGGCGATCTTCTTCGTCAACCTTCCGGTGGGCCTGGTCGCGCTGCTGCTGTTCACGAGGATCGCGCGCTCACCTCGCCGGGAGGCGCCGCTGGATGCGACCGGGCAGATCGCCGCCGTCGTGGCCATGGGCGGACTGACGTACGGCGTGATCGAGGCCGGTGCCGACGGCTTCGGCGCGCCCAGGGTGCTGATCGCGCTGGGCCTCGCGGTCCTCGCACTGATCGTGTTCCTGACGACCCAGGCACGCGGCAGGCACCCCATGGTGCCCCTGGACCTGTTCCGGTCCCGCGGTGTCGTGGTCCCGCTGCTGGGCGGCTTCGCCTTCACCGTCGGCTTCTACGGACTGGTGTTCCTGCTCAGCCTGTACTTCCAGGACTTGCGCGGCCTGTCCTCGTCGGCCACGGGCCTCGCCTTCCTGCCGATGACCGTCGTGACGGCCTTCATGAACCTGGTGGCAGCCCGGGCCGCGGAGAGGTTCGGGGCGCGCGTACCCATCGCTGTCGGACTGTTCCTCATGGCGGTGGGCCTGATGGCGCTGTGCGTCGTCCCGCAGTCGACGCCTGTCTGGCTGATGGCCGTCCTGCTGGTCCCGGTCGGAGCGGGCGGCGCACTGGCCGTGCCCGCGCTCACGGCGGTGCTGCTGGACGACGTCCCGGCCGAGCGGGCGGGCACCGCGAGCGGCGTGCTCAACACCTTCCGGCAGCTGGGCGGCGCCCTGGCCGTGGCGGTCTACGGCGCCCTGATCACCACCGACTTCCTGCACGGCATGCGCGTCGGCCTCACGATCTCGACCGTCCTGCTGCTCGTGATGGCCGCGGCCGCTCTCACGCTGAAGCGTCCCGCAGAAGTGACCACACCCATGAAGGAGACCAGGCCATGA
- a CDS encoding zinc-binding dehydrogenase → MRATLIYGAGDVRVEDVPDPKIQRPTDAVVRVVRSCICGSDLWPYGSRPPTEQGDRIGHEFLGVVEDVGAEVSGLKTGDLVVAPFVYSDNTCDFCREDLHTSCRHGGFWATDGVDGGQGEAVRVPQAQGTLVKLPVGEDSALLPSLLTLSDVFCTGHHCAVTAGVTPRTTVTVVGDGAVGLSAVLSAKRLGAERIILMGRHKVRTDLGRDFGATDIVAERGEEGVARVRELTGGDGTHTVLECVGTLPAFEMALGVVRAGGTISRVGAPQYDQAPLGFEVFMNNITVTGGVAPARAYIEELLPDVLEGKIEPGRVFDRTVSVEEVPDGYRAMAAREALKVLVQP, encoded by the coding sequence ATGCGAGCAACTCTGATTTACGGTGCCGGTGACGTGCGGGTGGAGGATGTTCCCGACCCGAAGATCCAGCGGCCCACGGACGCGGTCGTACGCGTGGTGCGGTCGTGCATCTGCGGCAGCGACCTCTGGCCGTACGGGTCGCGTCCGCCCACCGAGCAAGGCGACCGCATCGGCCACGAGTTCCTGGGCGTCGTCGAGGACGTCGGCGCGGAGGTGTCCGGACTGAAGACCGGAGACCTGGTGGTGGCCCCCTTCGTCTATTCGGACAACACCTGCGACTTCTGTCGCGAGGACCTGCACACCTCGTGCCGGCACGGGGGTTTCTGGGCCACGGACGGGGTGGACGGCGGCCAGGGAGAGGCGGTGCGGGTACCGCAGGCCCAGGGCACGCTGGTGAAGCTGCCCGTAGGCGAGGACTCCGCCCTGCTGCCGTCGCTGCTGACCCTGTCGGACGTGTTCTGCACCGGCCACCACTGCGCGGTGACGGCGGGCGTCACCCCGCGGACGACCGTGACCGTGGTCGGTGACGGAGCGGTCGGGCTGTCGGCGGTGCTGTCCGCCAAACGGCTCGGCGCCGAGCGGATCATCCTGATGGGGCGGCACAAGGTCCGCACCGATCTCGGCCGCGACTTCGGTGCCACCGACATCGTCGCCGAACGCGGTGAGGAGGGCGTCGCGCGTGTGCGCGAGCTGACCGGCGGCGACGGTACGCACACGGTGCTGGAGTGCGTCGGTACGCTGCCCGCCTTTGAGATGGCGCTGGGCGTGGTGCGCGCGGGCGGCACGATCAGCCGGGTGGGCGCTCCCCAGTACGACCAGGCGCCACTGGGCTTCGAGGTGTTCATGAACAACATCACCGTCACCGGCGGTGTGGCTCCGGCCCGCGCCTACATCGAGGAACTCCTCCCCGACGTCCTCGAGGGGAAGATCGAACCCGGGCGCGTCTTCGACCGCACGGTGAGCGTCGAGGAGGTCCCCGACGGCTACCGCGCGATGGCCGCCCGGGAGGCACTGAAGGTGCTCGTCCAGCCCTGA
- a CDS encoding toxin Doc, producing MHLTIDVAWLLDVQEAALAREDMSVSDYSALVAAVARHRTKLPTLAAADPDAAWRAAALMHTIVRLEPLPHRNSLFAAFVAAQYMDQSGEGIDPPYGALSDLVRKIRDTRVGVPAVADQLRSWKV from the coding sequence ATGCACCTGACCATCGATGTCGCCTGGCTGCTCGACGTCCAGGAGGCCGCCCTCGCCCGCGAGGACATGTCCGTCTCGGACTACTCCGCGCTCGTCGCGGCCGTCGCCCGGCACAGGACCAAGCTGCCCACGCTCGCCGCGGCCGACCCGGACGCGGCCTGGCGCGCCGCCGCGCTGATGCACACCATCGTGCGCCTGGAGCCCCTGCCGCACCGCAACAGCCTGTTCGCCGCGTTCGTCGCCGCCCAGTACATGGATCAGTCGGGCGAGGGCATCGACCCGCCCTACGGAGCCCTGTCGGACCTCGTCCGCAAGATCCGCGACACCCGCGTCGGCGTCCCCGCCGTCGCCGACCAGCTGCGCTCCTGGAAGGTCTGA
- a CDS encoding L-threonylcarbamoyladenylate synthase, protein MAKYFDVHPENPQQRTLSQVADIIRGGGLVAYPTDSCFALGAQLGNRDGLDRIRSIRRLDDRHHFTLMCQDFAQLAHFVRLDNAVFRAIKASTPGSYTFILPATKEAPRRLLHPKKKTVGVRIPDHVVARALLAELGEPLLSSTLLLPDQEKPLTQGWEIKEELDHVVDAVLDSGDCGVEPTTVIDFSQGEPEIVRRGAGDPSRFE, encoded by the coding sequence ATGGCCAAGTACTTCGACGTGCACCCCGAGAACCCCCAGCAGCGCACTCTCAGCCAGGTGGCGGACATCATCCGCGGCGGAGGGCTAGTCGCCTATCCGACCGACTCCTGCTTCGCCCTCGGGGCTCAGCTGGGCAACCGGGACGGACTCGACCGGATCCGTTCGATCCGCCGGCTGGACGACCGGCACCACTTCACCCTGATGTGCCAGGACTTCGCGCAGCTGGCCCACTTCGTACGCCTGGACAACGCGGTGTTCCGTGCGATCAAGGCCTCGACTCCGGGTAGTTACACCTTCATCCTCCCGGCGACGAAGGAGGCACCGCGCAGGCTGCTGCACCCGAAGAAGAAGACGGTCGGGGTCCGGATTCCCGACCATGTCGTCGCCCGGGCGCTCCTCGCCGAGCTCGGCGAGCCCCTGCTGTCGAGCACCCTGCTCCTCCCCGACCAGGAGAAGCCGCTGACCCAGGGCTGGGAGATCAAGGAGGAACTCGACCACGTGGTGGACGCGGTCCTCGACTCCGGCGACTGCGGCGTCGAGCCGACGACCGTGATCGACTTCTCGCAGGGCGAGCCCGAGATCGTACGACGAGGAGCGGGCGATCCCTCCCGGTTCGAGTGA
- a CDS encoding PucR family transcriptional regulator encodes MSGTADDATGAAHRSIAPRGLGSRAPTAALAGWGRKQSASLYDVFVLAATMLDGRPVDEILQLAMDEVPRLRDCRPEGCYMLRDGRFELAATPSTRALASRAPRDLTDLVEQLTALEGEDGAVHFREDGWGWAAGLRSSGGLLGYLLVSAGNPPPDEDRFLVYALAHSTGAALYNAEARRRDREYARQLFRAIEERDAVNERLTALVAELEEQRTVHDVLARTSLTDEGEHGIAAAVYELTGLATRVEDRFGNLLARAGPVPTEADTKPDPLQREQLMHDAMRELGPIRREGRLIGLARHHGEPLGSIELIDPDGTAGEAERFALEHACTALSLELAHRRSLAEAELRLRRELVDDLLTGADAGGAYARAEAVGHDLQGPHHVAVAQWRGTAADDRFLGAVGRAAQGRGLRSLLARRGDMAVLVVRGEPRDSGLYKALADEVGSPHGAVGIGSLCEAVADIPRSFDQAVRALAVRRQSHPADGTTTSEELGLYRILARDKDAGDIADFVREWLGALLDYDDAHGTDLVHTLTRYFDHGGNYDETAQALAVHRSTLRYRLQRIKEVSGRRLDEVDSRFNLQVATRIWKVSGPAF; translated from the coding sequence ATGTCTGGCACGGCCGACGACGCGACCGGTGCGGCGCACCGGAGCATCGCACCACGCGGCCTCGGCAGCCGGGCGCCGACCGCCGCACTGGCCGGCTGGGGGCGCAAGCAGTCGGCGAGCCTGTACGACGTGTTCGTGCTGGCCGCGACCATGCTCGACGGTCGCCCGGTGGACGAGATCCTCCAGTTGGCCATGGACGAGGTGCCACGTCTCCGCGACTGCCGGCCCGAGGGCTGCTACATGCTCAGGGACGGCCGCTTCGAGCTCGCGGCCACGCCGAGCACACGGGCCCTTGCCAGCCGGGCACCGCGCGATCTGACCGACCTGGTCGAACAGCTGACCGCGCTGGAAGGGGAGGACGGCGCCGTCCACTTCCGGGAGGACGGCTGGGGCTGGGCAGCGGGCCTGCGCAGCTCCGGCGGGCTGCTCGGCTACCTGCTGGTCAGTGCCGGGAATCCGCCTCCCGACGAGGACCGCTTCCTCGTCTACGCCCTTGCTCATTCGACCGGCGCCGCGCTCTACAACGCCGAAGCCCGTCGCCGCGACCGCGAGTACGCCCGACAGCTGTTCCGGGCGATCGAGGAGCGGGACGCGGTCAACGAACGACTCACCGCGCTGGTGGCGGAGCTGGAGGAGCAGCGCACCGTGCACGACGTCCTGGCCCGGACCTCCCTCACCGACGAGGGGGAGCACGGCATCGCCGCCGCCGTGTACGAGTTGACCGGCCTCGCCACCCGGGTCGAGGACCGCTTCGGAAACCTCCTCGCCCGCGCGGGGCCGGTCCCGACCGAGGCCGACACCAAGCCCGATCCGCTCCAGCGCGAGCAACTCATGCACGACGCGATGCGCGAGCTCGGTCCGATCCGCCGCGAGGGACGCCTCATCGGACTGGCCCGCCACCACGGGGAGCCCCTCGGCAGCATCGAGCTGATCGACCCCGACGGCACGGCGGGAGAGGCCGAAAGGTTCGCCCTCGAACACGCGTGCACGGCACTGTCGCTGGAACTGGCCCATCGCCGCAGCCTGGCGGAGGCGGAACTGCGCCTGCGCCGGGAACTTGTGGACGACCTGCTCACCGGCGCCGACGCCGGCGGCGCGTACGCCAGGGCCGAGGCCGTCGGCCACGACCTGCAGGGACCGCACCACGTCGCGGTCGCACAGTGGCGGGGAACGGCCGCCGACGACCGCTTCCTGGGAGCGGTGGGACGTGCCGCGCAGGGGCGGGGCCTGCGGTCGCTGCTGGCCCGACGAGGGGACATGGCGGTGCTCGTGGTCCGGGGCGAGCCGCGCGACTCGGGTCTGTACAAGGCCCTCGCCGACGAAGTGGGCTCCCCGCACGGCGCGGTGGGCATCGGCAGCCTGTGCGAGGCGGTGGCGGACATCCCGCGCTCCTTCGACCAGGCCGTCCGCGCGCTCGCCGTACGCCGCCAGTCCCACCCCGCGGACGGCACCACGACCAGCGAGGAACTCGGCCTCTACCGCATCCTGGCCCGGGACAAGGACGCGGGGGACATCGCCGACTTCGTCCGCGAATGGCTCGGCGCGCTCCTGGACTACGACGACGCCCACGGCACCGACCTGGTGCACACCCTCACCCGGTACTTCGACCACGGCGGCAACTACGACGAGACGGCGCAGGCCCTCGCCGTGCACCGCAGCACGCTCCGCTACCGTTTGCAGCGCATCAAGGAGGTCAGCGGCCGTCGGCTCGACGAGGTGGACAGCCGCTTCAACCTCCAGGTCGCCACCCGGATCTGGAAGGTCAGCGGCCCCGCCTTCTGA